From a region of the Alnus glutinosa chromosome 1, dhAlnGlut1.1, whole genome shotgun sequence genome:
- the LOC133871752 gene encoding heat stress transcription factor A-5 — MDGAPTTSGSGGGGGGGPAPFLIKTYDMVDDSTTDEIVSWSQNKTSFVVWNPPEFARVLLPAFFKHNNFSSFIRQLNTYGFRKIDPERWEFANEDFGKDQKHLLKNIHRRKPIHSHSHPQGSSVDPERAALDEEIERLSQEKAALEANVLRSKQQWSAAKFQFEDLKQQVDNMEQRQNTLLATLEKAFENPTFAEILARKIEDFSAYNKKRRLPQVDHSQPVVENSFLDNLSSSRTEFGNVFHQDFSNKLRLELSPAVSDINMVSRSTQSSNEDGASPKRKLSEGEPKCAQMRTEGFVFPLETLELSDTGASFTRKIDSTVSQKSPMFHPLQPSLTSNEEGDLGHISCHLNLTLASSPMQINRSPYSARMPQVAEEIGKSPDSKTGTNVKESDTIIGFPKSRNPADDTTLSSSQRAPNNNQEPAAAPVRVNDVFWEQFLTERPGCSENEEAISTYRANPYEEQDDGRSGLGISRNAKNMEQLTL; from the exons ATGGACGGAGCTCCGACGACGAGCGGGAGCGGAGGAGGAGGGGGAGGCGGCCCGGCGCCGTTTCTGATAAAGACGTACGACATGGTGGACGACTCGACGACGGACGAGATCGTGTCGTGGAGCCAGAACAAGACGAGCTTCGTGGTGTGGAACCCGCCCGAGTTTGCCCGGGTCCTCCTCCCCGCCTTTTTCAAGCACAACAACTTTTCCAGCTTCATCCGCCAGCTCAACACCTAt GGATTTCGAAAGATTGATCCTGAGAGATGGGAGTTTGCTAATGAAGATTTTGGGAAAGATCAAAAACATCTTCTTAAAAATATCCACCGCAGAAAACCTATTCACAGCCACAGTCACCCTCAAGGTTCTTCGGTCGATCCAGAGAGAGCAGCTCTTgatgaagagatagagaggcTTTCACAAGAGAAAGCTGCACTTGAAGCAAATGTTTTAAGGTCCAAACAGCAGTGGTCAGCTGCAAAGTTTCAGTTCGAAGACCTGAAGCAACAAGTGGATAATATGGAGCAGAGGCAGAATACTTTGCTGGCCACCTTAGAAAAGGCTTTTGAGAACCCTacttttgctgaaattcttgcTCGGAAAATTGAGGATTTCTCagcatataataaaaaaagacgACTGCCTCAAGTCGATCATTCACAGCCAGTTGTGGAAAATAGTTTTCTGGATAACCTCAGTAGTTCTAGAACTGAGTTTGGGAATGTTTTTCACCAAGATTTCTCAAATAAACTGAGATTGGAATTATCACCAGCTGTTTCAGACATTAACATGGTTTCACGTAGCACACAGAGTTCCAATGAAGATGGAGCAAGTCCAAAGAGGAAACTATCTGAAGGAGAACCAAAATGTGCGCAGATGAGAACTGAGGGTTTTGTATTTCCACTCGAAACGTTAGAGCTTTCAGATACAGGAGCATCTTTTACACGTAAAATAGATTCCACTGTGTCTCAGAAAAGCCCAATGTTCCACCCATTGCAGCCAAGTTTGACCTCTAATGAAGAAGGTGATCTTGGTCATATTTCCTGCCATTTAAATCTAACTCTGGCGTCTTCTCCAATGCAAATCAACAGAAGTCCTTATTCGGCTAGGATGCCCCAAGTAGCTGAGGAAATTGGCAAATCCCCAGATTCAAAGACTGGTACCAATGTTAAAGAATCTGATACTATTATAGGTTTTCCAAAGAGCAGAAATCCGGCTGATGACACGACTTTATCTTCCTCTCAAAGGGCTCCAAATAACAATCAAGAGCCTGCAGCTGCTCCAGTTAGAGTAAATGATGTATTTTGGGAACAGTTCCTAACTGAAAGACCAGGTTGTTCGGAAAATGAAGAGGCCATTTCTACATATAGGGCCAATCCATACGAAGAGCAAGATGATGGAAGGTCAGGCCTTGGAATTTCCAGAAATGCCAAGAACATGGAGCAGCTCACTCTTTGA